In Limibacter armeniacum, a single window of DNA contains:
- a CDS encoding hydroxymethylglutaryl-CoA lyase gives MKIIECPRDAMQGLDNFIPTADKAKYISALMKVGFHTIDFGSFVSPKAIPQMKDTAEVLELLDFEGAKSRLLAIVANFRGAQDAMEFDEIAYIGFPLSISETFQQRNTNKSIDDALEEVKQMKYLSGRYNRELVVYLSMGFGNPYDEPYSPAIVAEFVGKLAELEIDIVSLADTIGVAKPELITSLFTELIPAYPDIEFGAHLHSTPATAYEKVKAAYEAGCRRIDTAMGGMGGCPMAKEDLTGNLATETLVEYLKSIDSLPNLDMKALEKAAAMRLELISA, from the coding sequence ATGAAAATAATTGAATGCCCAAGAGATGCCATGCAAGGTTTGGATAATTTTATTCCCACTGCAGATAAGGCCAAGTACATAAGTGCCTTGATGAAGGTAGGTTTCCATACTATTGACTTTGGTAGTTTTGTCTCACCAAAAGCCATCCCGCAAATGAAGGATACAGCAGAAGTACTCGAATTGCTCGATTTTGAAGGAGCTAAGTCAAGACTACTGGCTATTGTGGCAAACTTCAGGGGAGCTCAGGATGCTATGGAGTTTGATGAGATTGCCTATATCGGTTTTCCATTATCAATTTCTGAAACATTTCAACAGCGCAATACCAACAAAAGTATTGATGATGCTTTGGAGGAGGTAAAGCAAATGAAATATTTGAGCGGTCGCTACAACCGTGAGTTAGTGGTTTACCTATCAATGGGTTTTGGAAACCCATATGATGAACCGTATAGCCCAGCCATCGTTGCTGAGTTTGTGGGGAAATTGGCAGAATTAGAAATTGATATTGTTTCGTTAGCTGATACCATTGGGGTAGCAAAGCCAGAATTGATCACCTCTCTTTTTACAGAGTTGATACCTGCCTATCCCGATATTGAATTTGGCGCACACTTGCATTCCACACCGGCAACTGCTTATGAAAAAGTAAAAGCTGCTTATGAAGCAGGGTGTCGCAGGATTGATACAGCAATGGGAGGTATGGGAGGTTGCCCTATGGCAAAAGAGGATCTGACAGGAAATTTGGCAACTGAGACTTTGGTAGAATATTTAAAGTCGATTGACAGTTTGCCAAATTTGGATATGAAAGCGCTAGAAAAAGCTGCTGCAATGAGATTAGAATTGATTTCTGCATGA
- a CDS encoding 2-phosphosulfolactate phosphatase, whose translation MRIEVCHSPELIHLFDLSGKIAVVTDILRATSCMVAGIGSGAEQIVPVAQKEEVNPYKEKGFVTAGERGGEKIEGFDIGNSPFEHMEIAQKGKSVVMTTTNGTVAITKSAVEAKQVIIGAFLNISSVVQYLKESGKDIVIVCSGWKGMFSMEDTLFAGALVDRLESVAEIVDDAALSSMSLYRAVSGDLLGYMQNASHAKRLSGLKAVKDLEYCMTKDEFDVIPVLKDGALVKM comes from the coding sequence ATGAGAATAGAAGTGTGCCACTCACCAGAGTTGATTCACCTGTTTGACCTGTCTGGTAAGATAGCTGTAGTAACAGATATATTAAGAGCTACATCTTGTATGGTGGCAGGAATTGGTAGTGGAGCTGAACAAATTGTACCTGTTGCACAAAAAGAGGAAGTTAACCCATATAAAGAAAAAGGATTTGTGACTGCTGGTGAAAGAGGTGGTGAAAAAATTGAAGGGTTTGATATTGGGAATTCACCATTTGAGCATATGGAAATTGCTCAAAAAGGAAAGTCAGTTGTCATGACTACAACCAATGGAACAGTTGCAATTACTAAATCAGCCGTTGAGGCAAAACAGGTAATTATTGGAGCATTTTTGAATATTTCATCAGTGGTCCAATACCTGAAAGAATCAGGAAAAGATATTGTCATTGTATGTTCAGGGTGGAAAGGGATGTTCAGTATGGAAGATACCCTTTTTGCAGGTGCTTTGGTCGATAGACTTGAAAGTGTAGCAGAAATTGTGGATGATGCAGCACTTTCTTCCATGAGTCTTTACAGAGCTGTAAGTGGGGATTTGCTTGGTTATATGCAAAATGCTTCACATGCAAAACGCTTGAGCGGGTTGAAAGCCGTAAAAGACCTGGAATATTGTATGACAAAAGATGAGTTTGATGTGATTCCAGTTTTGAAAGATGGTGCATTGGTTAAAATGTAA